The segment AGTTGGGTGCTGGTCGCGGTGCCGACAAGGATGATCAACGGTAGTGTGAGCGCCAGCCACGGCCGCTGCATCAGCCATGACACGGTGGCGGTGAGGGCGTCGACGAGCCAGGAGTCAGGCGGAGCCGGCATCGGGGCTTTCGGCCAGCTGGTGCTGGGTTGCGGCGTCGGGGTCATCGGCGGGTTCCTGTCAGTCGTCGAGGTCGGTCAGGCCGGCGCACAGTTGGTGTTCGCGGTCGGAGGCGACGGTGTGGAAGGCGACCCGGTGGGCGCCGGCCAGCAGCAGGGCCTGGCCGCGGCCGGCGGTGAGCAGCATCCGGGCTTCGCCGGCGGTCAGCGCGAACGTGTCGGCGATCAGGTCGATGGCCTGTGGGGCCTGGCGCATCAGGATCTGGGTGGCGGCGTTGGCGATGACCGCCTGACCCAACTCGGAGCCGAGCAGGTCGGCGGCGTCCTGGGTGACGACGGCGAGCCCGGCGCGGCGTTTGCGGGCGGCCTTGGCGAGCCGGTACAGGAACCGGGCACCTTCGCCGTCGCGCAGCAGCGTCCACGCCTCGTCGACCACGACAAGCCGACGTGGCCCGTGCCCCGCGGTGGCGTCGACGTCGCGCCAGATTGCGTCGAGGGCGAGCAGCATCCCGGCGGGGCGCAGCTCGTCGGCGAGTTGCCGGGTCGACCAGACGACCAGGTGCCCGCGCGGGCGGAAGGTGGTCGGCCCGTCGAAGAGTTCCCGGAACGAGCCTTCCACCCACGGCGACAGCCGGGCCGCCAGATTCGTGGATGCCGGCTGGTCGGCGGCGGCCAGCACTGCGGCTAGGTCGCGCAGCAGCGGGGCCGGCCGGGTCCAGGTGGCCGGGTCGTTGGTGATGCCGGCCGCCGCGTACGTGGCGGTGATCGCCCGGTCCAGGGCGGCGCGTTCGGCCGCCGGTGGTTGGGCGCCGAGCAGCACCGCGGTCAGGGTGTGCAGGAACAGGGCGCGGCGGGTCAGCGCGTCCGGCCGCCGGTCACCGGCCGGGATGTCGAGGGGGTTGATGCGGATGCCGGGCGCACCCAACTGGATGGTGGTGCCGCCGACGGCGTCGCATAGCCGCAGGTATTCGTCTTCGGGGTCGATGATGGCGACCTGCACGCCGTCGTACAGTGACCGCAGGGTCTCGAGTTTGACCAGGTAGCTCTTGCCGGCGCCGGAGCGGGCGAGCACGACGCTGTTGTGGTTGTCGCAGGCCCATCGGTTCCACCAGACGACGCCGTTGCTGGCGGTGTTCAGCCCGTACAGCACGCCGCCGGCCGGCATCTGCTCGCCGGGCAGCGGGGCCGGCAGGTCGGCGGAGGCGAGGGGGAAGGCGGCGGCGAGCGCGTCGGTGTCGAAGATGCGGCGCATCCGCAGGCTGTCCACACCCAACGGCAGCGTGGACGTCCAACCCTGCAGTTGCCGCCAGGTCGCCGGTTGGGTGTCCAACATGACCGACGCCGCGGCGGCCCGCACCTCGGCGACCGCTTCGACGAGCTCCTGCTCGGTGGCGGCGTGCACGCACAGGTAATGGCCGACCCGGAACAGCCGGGCCGCGCCGCGCGCAACCCGGTCCGCCAGGTCGGCGGCGTCCTCAGCGGCCGCTTCGGTCACCGGGTCGGCGAGCCGGCCGTGATCGGCGTCCAGGCGCCGACTGGCCTCCAGACGGGCCCGCTGGCGGCGCAGCCGCACGGTCGCGGTCTCGGCGGCGACGGGTTCGACGTGCTGGACCACGTCGAGGCGGCCGGGCCAAGCGAGCAGAGCGTCCAGCCAGGCCAACCCGACCTCCGGTGGGTAGCCGGTGATGGCCAAGGTGGCGGTGTAGCCGTCGCCAGCGCGTAGCCGGTGCGGGCGGGCTTCGACGCAGGCTGGGCCGATGGCCGCGGCCATCGCCGCCTGACCCGCGCCTACCTCCGCGGCTCGCGCTGCACGTTTTCTCATTGAACTGCCTCCGGATAGCTGGCGTGCGCGGTGATTGCGTGATCAGCAGGGGTACGCGGCCACGACGCGTCGGTCGGCTGGTAAGGGTCGACGGCGGTGGTCAGCACCGCCGTCGCGGTCGGCCCGTCCAGTACTTGGGTCTGCGCGCCGAGTGCGGCCAGGGCCGCCGCGGTGTGTTCGGCGCGGCGCATTGCCTCCGCGGCCGCGCCGTGCTGGCCGGTGGCTGTGCAGGCGACGGTGACCGTGCGCCACAGCGGATCACGGTCGGCGGCCACGTCCAGCAGAAAATCCGCATAGTCGAGGGCCGCTTGCGCCAGTGCCGGGTTCAGCAGTCCTTCGGCGGCGTCGGTGATGCGTACGGCGTGCCCGGTCAGATCCACCCGCCGGGCCGATACCACCACCTGCACCGGGCCGGTCAGGCTGTTCAGCCAGCGCGCATAGCCGCCGACCAGGGCGGCCTGCTCCTTACCCGTACGCAATCCGACGTTGACCGTGCCCGCTGCCACCAGCACCGTCGCACCTTGGCCGAGATCGATGACCCCGTTGTCGTTGATCGTCTGCGCCGGTAGGCGCAGCACCGCGAGTGACGGCCCAGCCGCCGCGGGCGCCCACGCCGGAGCGTCGCTGACGCCTTCCGGGGCCGGCACCGCACGGCGCGGGGCTCGGCGGTAGCGCAGCGCGGCCAACAGCCACGCGTCCAAGGGCAGCCCGTCCCGGCGTCCCACGGCGAGAGCCACCGCGACCGCGGCGAACGGGATGAGCAACGCCAACAGAACGGGCACCGGCACAAGGGCGTCGGCGCTCATGAAGATCAGGTAGCCGATCGCCGCAGCGGTGGCCATGATTGCCACCTGCCGGGCATTCAAGCCCCACACGATTCGGTCAGGGGCTTCGATGTCGGCGGGCACCCGGGCACGGACCTCGAGGTCAGTATCCATAGCAGAGCCCCGTTCAGCTGCGGCGCCGCGGCTGCTGCCACGGGCCGGTCGTCGGCGGCCGTACCGGGCGCCTCTTCGGCATCGCGGTCGCCGGATTGACACCCGTCGGCAACGGCGGCCGCGGCCCGGCAGGTGTGCGATCCGGCTGCACCCCGGCAGCCCGGATCGGCGGACGCGACGACCGCGGCAGGGTAGGCGTCGGCCGCTTCGGCACTGTCCGGGTGTACACGTCCACGCCACCGGCGATCTCCTGCGGGGTGTACGGCTTGACCGCGCGACCGGTCGGCCACGCAACCCCGACCCGACCCTGGCCGGCGCCGCGCGGCCGCGGCAGCCGCCTCTGCCCGGCGGTACCTGACAGGCCCGCCAGTGCGGGGCGAGTGCCACCCGCGCCGGGCGTCGGCGGCCCGGCCGCCGCAGTGCTCGTGAACCCGCGACGGCCACGGGGCCGGGCAAACGACTTGCGCAGCCGG is part of the Actinoplanes sp. NBC_00393 genome and harbors:
- a CDS encoding VirB4 family type IV secretion system protein, whose protein sequence is MRKRAARAAEVGAGQAAMAAAIGPACVEARPHRLRAGDGYTATLAITGYPPEVGLAWLDALLAWPGRLDVVQHVEPVAAETATVRLRRQRARLEASRRLDADHGRLADPVTEAAAEDAADLADRVARGAARLFRVGHYLCVHAATEQELVEAVAEVRAAAASVMLDTQPATWRQLQGWTSTLPLGVDSLRMRRIFDTDALAAAFPLASADLPAPLPGEQMPAGGVLYGLNTASNGVVWWNRWACDNHNSVVLARSGAGKSYLVKLETLRSLYDGVQVAIIDPEDEYLRLCDAVGGTTIQLGAPGIRINPLDIPAGDRRPDALTRRALFLHTLTAVLLGAQPPAAERAALDRAITATYAAAGITNDPATWTRPAPLLRDLAAVLAAADQPASTNLAARLSPWVEGSFRELFDGPTTFRPRGHLVVWSTRQLADELRPAGMLLALDAIWRDVDATAGHGPRRLVVVDEAWTLLRDGEGARFLYRLAKAARKRRAGLAVVTQDAADLLGSELGQAVIANAATQILMRQAPQAIDLIADTFALTAGEARMLLTAGRGQALLLAGAHRVAFHTVASDREHQLCAGLTDLDD
- a CDS encoding PrgI family protein; this encodes MDTDLEVRARVPADIEAPDRIVWGLNARQVAIMATAAAIGYLIFMSADALVPVPVLLALLIPFAAVAVALAVGRRDGLPLDAWLLAALRYRRAPRRAVPAPEGVSDAPAWAPAAAGPSLAVLRLPAQTINDNGVIDLGQGATVLVAAGTVNVGLRTGKEQAALVGGYARWLNSLTGPVQVVVSARRVDLTGHAVRITDAAEGLLNPALAQAALDYADFLLDVAADRDPLWRTVTVACTATGQHGAAAEAMRRAEHTAAALAALGAQTQVLDGPTATAVLTTAVDPYQPTDASWPRTPADHAITAHASYPEAVQ